The Triticum dicoccoides isolate Atlit2015 ecotype Zavitan chromosome 6A, WEW_v2.0, whole genome shotgun sequence genome has a window encoding:
- the LOC119317782 gene encoding probable peroxygenase 5 has protein sequence MDARPRRASSSPAAATATAAAALSLLLLFPMFLGGQASGYGDDSGAGGMTALQKHAAFFDRDKDGVVTFSETYAAFRALGFGFASSTLSATFINGVLGPQTRPENDTARMSIYIENIHKGIHGSDSGAYDSQGRFVPDKFDAAFAKHGKTVPDALTSEEVDELIAANRQPSDYAGWAGASAEWKLLYSIGKDEDGLLRKDAARGVYDGSLFARVVQERRASSLEETQA, from the exons ATGGACGCAAGACCGCGACGGGCGTCGTCCtccccggcggcggcgacggcgacggcggcggcggccttgTCCCTGCTGCTCCTGTTCCCCATGTTCCTAG GGGGCCAGGCGTCGGGGTACGGCGACGATTCGGGCGCCGGCGGCATGACGGCGCTGCAGAAGCACGCGGCCTTCTTCGACCGCGACAAGGACGGCGTCGTCACCTTCTCCGAGACGTACGCAG CGTTTCGGGCCCTCGGATTTGGATTTGCTTCGTCCACCTTGAGTGCCACCTTCATCAATGGCGTCCTTGGCCCCCAGACCAGACCG GAAAATGACACGGCGCGCATGTCCATCTACATCGAGAACATCCACAAGGGCATCCACGGGAGCGACTCAGGCGCGTATGACTCCCAAGGAAG GTTCGTTCCGGACAAGTTCGATGCGGCGTTCGCCAAGCACGGCAAGACGGTGCCGGACGCCCTGAcgtccgaggaggtggacgagctGATCGCCGCGAACCGGCAGCCCAGCGACTACGCGGGATG GGCGGGCGCGTCGGCGGAGTGGAAGCTGCTGTACAGCATCGGCAAGGACGAGGACGGGCTCCTCCGCAAGGACGCCGCCAGGGGCGTCTACGACGGCAGCCTCTTCGCCAGGGTGGTGCAGGAGCGGAGGGCATCCTCGCTAGAAGAAACCCAGGCATGA